The Virgibacillus siamensis sequence TAAATGTGCATATACGGTAGTCTTATCATATTGCGGATGATAGACGTAAACAACATTGCCGTAACTGCTGGAAACTGCTGACCTTGTTACTACACCACTTGCCGCAGCATGAACAGGCGTGCCGATCGATGCCGCAAAATCAATCCCGTAATGATAGCCCAGGCTTCTGCCGCCATATCCGGATGAGATACTGCCCGCTACAGGATAGTTGAATATAGCATCTCCACCGCCGCTGCTGTAGGTTGTTGCGGATGAACCGCCGGATGAAGATGAAGGACTGCTGCTTTCTTGCTGTTGTGCTTCACGTTCCCGTTTTTCAGCAAGCTGTTTCAATCGCTCTTTCTCACTTGCAGCTTTTTCTTTAGCTTCTGCAATAACAGCTGCCTGATCACTCAGTGTTTTTTGCTGCTCTGCCAAACTCATCTTATACTGTTCAAGTTCATGATGTTTATCTTTTAACTTGCCCATCAGGTTTTCTTTCTCATCCATCTGATTGTTCAGTTTGGATTTCAGTGATTCAAGATCTTGCTTTTGATTTTGAAGAGATGCTTTCTTTTGTTCCACTTCTTTTTTCTTTTGCTCAATTTGTTCTTTTTTGTTTTCCACTTCTGCTTTTTTATGTTGAACTTCGCGTTTTTCAGCCATATGAGTTTCCATAATATCTTTATCCTGGTCCATTATAGTATTAACTGCTGTGGAGCGGCTAATAAAATCACCAAAACTCTGGGAACCCATAATAACTTCTATGTAGCGCATGCTGCCTCCATTTGACTGGATGGCACGCAGGCGTTCTTTTAACATCTTTTCACGTCGCTCAATTCGTTTTTGCAGTACGTTTATCTCTTTTTTCAACTGTTCGATTTTTTCTTTGGCAGCTTGGATTTGGCCATTCAGGTTTTCTATCTGTTTGTCCGTTTCATCAATTGCGTTCTTTTTTTTCATAATTTTGCTCCGGGTATTTGACAACTTTTGATCAATGGAGTTTATTTCACTGTTGACCTTACCCTGTTTGTCCAGGTTTTTGGAAATTTTCTCTTCTGTATTCGCTGCTTTATTATTTAAATTTCCTTTTTTCTTATCTATCTTGTCTTCTTTTTTCTCCAAGTCATTGATTTTATCATTTAAACCATCGATTGAAGCAGCTGATACATTATCCCAGTTCATAAGCCCTGTCCCGATAAAAAGGACAGTCACAATTGTAAGTGAAGCTATTTTTTTCATTCTCGTTCCCCTTCCCTATGCAAATTGCTGTGAATATTTCATAGATTGACACGTTTTTTATACTTTCAAGAATTTGCGGACACTCATAACACTTCCCCAAACCCCAATAAGTGCTCCGATTGCAAGTATGATGAGCGAAAGTTGCCATGCAAAAGGGTTAAACGGCAATATTGTTACGAAATTATACGTAATCTTCTCACTTATGTTGTTGGCAAGGTAATAATACCCTGTCAGCACAGCTGCTATCGGCAGAACAGAACCAAGAATACCAAGCAGCAAACCCTCAATAAAGAATGGCCATCTGATAAATCCATTTGTGGCTCCTACCAGTTTCATAATGCCAATTTCCGTACTTCTTGCCATAATGGTCAATTTTATTGTATTTGAAATCAGGAATATTGCGGTAAATACAAGTCCCACAATTAAAATCAAACCAATGTTACGTGCATAATCATTAAACTGAAACAATCGCTGTACGACGTCTTTTCCATAATTAACCTCATATACATTGTCAAAAGACTTAATTTTTTTTGCTATTGCCATCGTATCGGCGGGATTTTTCGCTTGAACAATGTATGCATGGTTAAGAGGGTTGTCCTGTTTGAACAGTTTCCATGCTTCCCCTTCTTCTCCCATACTTTTAATCAAGTTGTGAAGCTGCTGATCTTTTGAGGAGAACCTGACACTTCCGACTTCATCAATGTTTTTAATTTGCTCTCCAAGCTCTTTGATTTGGTTTTCGTTCGCCGTTAAATCAACTAACGTTTCAATTTTTACATCTTCTTCAATGTTGTCGGCTATATTGTTCAGATTCAGCATCAATGCAAGAAATGCACCCACGAGAATTAATGTAGTTGTTACCGCACCGACCGAAGCGACTGTCATCCAGCCGTTTCGAAAAATATTTTTCGTTCCTTCTCTGAAATGACGCCTTATTGTCCTAAACTTCATAGCCGTATTCACCTCGCTGCTCATCACGTACAATCAAACCATCTTCGACAGCGATTACGCGCTTTTTCATGGTGTTAACAATTTCTTTACTGTGGGTGGCCATGATAACGGTAGTCCCCATTGCGTTAACCTCTTCAAATGTCTTCATTATTCCCCAGGATGTTTCCGGATCAAGGTTTCCTGTCGGCTCGTCCGCAATGACAATCTTCGGATGATTTACTATAGCTCTTGCAATGGAAACACGTTGCTGTTCCCCTCCTGATAATTCAGCAGGTATGAAACGGGCCTTATTTTTCAAACCGACAAGTTCCAATACGTCCATTACCCTTTTTCGAATGGTACGCGGCGGCTCTTCTATTACCTCCAGTGCAAATGCTATATTTTCATAGACTGATAGTTTGGGGAGCAGTTTAAAGTCCTGAAAAACAACTCCTATTTGCCTTCGTAACATCGGAACTTTTCTTTCTTTGATTGTTCTGATATCCTTCCCATTGATGATAATCGTTCCATTTGAGGGTTTTACTTCGCGGTACATCAGTTTTACGAATGTGGACTTTCCTGCGCCGCTGGGGCCGACTATGTATACAAACTCACCTTGTTCAATATCTATATTTACTCCATTTAGTGCTGTAACACCGTTGGAATATGTCTTGTAAACATCTTTCATATTTATCATGAATGTATCACCTTTACTCGTAATTGTTGAAGAATCATGTTGTCGAATCTCCCCTGTAAATCTGTATTTTTGCCAACGTTGCTTTCACCTTGCAGAACAATGTTTCCCTATAAAGGATTACTAGTAATTATAACATTTTTCGGCAAAAAATTTAGACCTATTTACATTACATTTATGTTTCAAAAAATGTATCACAGTCGTGAAATTGTAATATTATGTCGCAAAATCAGTTAATGCAGGTTACCGACAAACAAAAAACTTGGGATATCGACAAGTTCGATATCCCAAGTTTTTCATTTAAGTATCCCCATTATTTCTTTTTCGCAAGCCACGATGCTACTGCTTGTCTGTCTTCCTTCGATACCTGTTTCTGAGGAGGCATCTGACCTCTGCCATTTTTAATGATATTAGCAATTTCGTCGGCAGAATAACGTGAACCAACTTTAGTCAGGTCAGGTCCCATGCCGCCGGATAAATCGGATCCGTGGCAGGATGCACAGTTGTTTTGGAAAATTTCTTCTCCTGAAGCAGCGGTATCAGTTGATCCGCCGCCATTGTCGGAAGAACCATCTGATGCGCCGTCATCTCCACCGCCGCCACACGCGCCGAGCACCAGCGCTGTACCGAAAAGCATCGTACATAACAATTT is a genomic window containing:
- a CDS encoding murein hydrolase activator EnvC family protein gives rise to the protein MKKIASLTIVTVLFIGTGLMNWDNVSAASIDGLNDKINDLEKKEDKIDKKKGNLNNKAANTEEKISKNLDKQGKVNSEINSIDQKLSNTRSKIMKKKNAIDETDKQIENLNGQIQAAKEKIEQLKKEINVLQKRIERREKMLKERLRAIQSNGGSMRYIEVIMGSQSFGDFISRSTAVNTIMDQDKDIMETHMAEKREVQHKKAEVENKKEQIEQKKKEVEQKKASLQNQKQDLESLKSKLNNQMDEKENLMGKLKDKHHELEQYKMSLAEQQKTLSDQAAVIAEAKEKAASEKERLKQLAEKREREAQQQESSSPSSSSGGSSATTYSSGGGDAIFNYPVAGSISSGYGGRSLGYHYGIDFAASIGTPVHAAASGVVTRSAVSSSYGNVVYVYHPQYDKTTVYAHLSSRSVSLGQSVSSGQTIGAVGNTGNSFGAHLHFEVHIGPWNYHSGVNPLPYLP
- the ftsX gene encoding permease-like cell division protein FtsX; protein product: MKFRTIRRHFREGTKNIFRNGWMTVASVGAVTTTLILVGAFLALMLNLNNIADNIEEDVKIETLVDLTANENQIKELGEQIKNIDEVGSVRFSSKDQQLHNLIKSMGEEGEAWKLFKQDNPLNHAYIVQAKNPADTMAIAKKIKSFDNVYEVNYGKDVVQRLFQFNDYARNIGLILIVGLVFTAIFLISNTIKLTIMARSTEIGIMKLVGATNGFIRWPFFIEGLLLGILGSVLPIAAVLTGYYYLANNISEKITYNFVTILPFNPFAWQLSLIILAIGALIGVWGSVMSVRKFLKV
- the ftsE gene encoding cell division ATP-binding protein FtsE, whose amino-acid sequence is MINMKDVYKTYSNGVTALNGVNIDIEQGEFVYIVGPSGAGKSTFVKLMYREVKPSNGTIIINGKDIRTIKERKVPMLRRQIGVVFQDFKLLPKLSVYENIAFALEVIEEPPRTIRKRVMDVLELVGLKNKARFIPAELSGGEQQRVSIARAIVNHPKIVIADEPTGNLDPETSWGIMKTFEEVNAMGTTVIMATHSKEIVNTMKKRVIAVEDGLIVRDEQRGEYGYEV
- the cccB gene encoding cytochrome c551, whose protein sequence is MKKLLCTMLFGTALVLGACGGGGDDGASDGSSDNGGGSTDTAASGEEIFQNNCASCHGSDLSGGMGPDLTKVGSRYSADEIANIIKNGRGQMPPQKQVSKEDRQAVASWLAKKK